TGGCACCGGCTCCATAGCTATGGAGAAGCCTCCATATATTTTTTGATCGGGTCAACACCGCGGGGGTCAAAAAGAGCAGTGAAACAGGGTGCAAGATTTGAAAGACGCACGGCACGGGAGTTGCTGTATGCTAGTCATTGTTTAGATAACAGCCTAATAAGCCACGTTCGGTGTGAAGAGGCAAAAATTCGAGAATAAGGATGGGGCTTCCAAGAGGAAGTTGAGTAAAGATGAAATCAATAATTCAGCAACCACGCAACCGATACGAGCAAGCTTTCAGAACGCTTCGGAACAACCTGAGCGGGCTTAATCTGCCATCGGACACGGTAGACGAGCTCATCGAGGGCCAAATGGCGGTTTCCTTCGAGAAAGGCGCGATGCTGTTCTGCGAGGGAAATACCGATGGAATGATGGCATGCATTCTAACGGGCTACGTAAGCATCTATTGCCCAGTCGGCGACGGGAATCGCACCTTGGTTCGCTTGGCCGGACCAGGCGAAATTATCGGCTATCCCGACTACCTCGACCAGAACGGCCGTCACGCCCGGATGTTCGAGGCTCAGGTCGCCACCAAATGCACGGTGTCGCTCTTTAGCCGCGATCAAATTCTCCGCATGCTCTCAAACCTTCCTGCGGACCAGCTGGTTTCGATGCTGACCGCGCTGAACACCTTCTGGTCGGAGAATCTGCGGTTTTTCGCCAGCCTCTTGAATCTCCCCTTGCTTGACCGGCTCAAGCTGGTGCTGGGCGATCTTGGGAAACGGGCGGCGGTTACGGATTCCGAGGGAACCATCCTGATTCCGGAGCTCGGCCACGAGCATCTTGCTGAAATGATTGGTTGTTCGCGACCGATGGTAAGT
This genomic stretch from Candidatus Binataceae bacterium harbors:
- a CDS encoding Crp/Fnr family transcriptional regulator — translated: MKSIIQQPRNRYEQAFRTLRNNLSGLNLPSDTVDELIEGQMAVSFEKGAMLFCEGNTDGMMACILTGYVSIYCPVGDGNRTLVRLAGPGEIIGYPDYLDQNGRHARMFEAQVATKCTVSLFSRDQILRMLSNLPADQLVSMLTALNTFWSENLRFFASLLNLPLLDRLKLVLGDLGKRAAVTDSEGTILIPELGHEHLAEMIGCSRPMVSRMIAELVDAGLLARRGKQYVLLKNWDFDMDPRQSKFVPRVEAAVASRPSQFAVAARPASRGLSSFAVGAAA